In one Lolium rigidum isolate FL_2022 chromosome 3, APGP_CSIRO_Lrig_0.1, whole genome shotgun sequence genomic region, the following are encoded:
- the LOC124696030 gene encoding 60S acidic ribosomal protein P2A-like → MKLVAAYLLASARAGNPSPNKDDVRKILDSVGAEVEEDKKEMLFKEVEGKDVLELLAAGREKFAYAPTGGSAGMDSAPASSSGGATAAENKKEEKAEEKMEEEEDDNMFSLFDD, encoded by the coding sequence ATGAAGCTCGTGGCGGCGTACCTGCTGGCCTCCGCCCGGGCCGGGAACCCGAGCCCGAACAAGGACGACGTCCGCAAGATCCTCGACTCGGTGGGCGCCGAGGTGGAGGAAGACAAGAAGGAGATGCTCTTCAAGGAGGTCGAGGGCAAGGACGTGCTCGAGCTCCTCGCAGCCGGCAGGGAGAAGTTCGCCTACGCGCCCACTGGCGGCAGTGCTGGTATGGACTCGgctcccgcctcctcctccggggGCGCCACTGCTGCCGAGAATAAGAAGGAAGAGAAGGcggaggagaagatggaggaagaggaggacgacaacaTGTTTAGCCTCTTCGACGACTAA
- the LOC124696031 gene encoding BTB/POZ and MATH domain-containing protein 2-like, which yields MSSSSRSVHGGGGSRDAPAQQTTLSIISKPSASGSFAFKIEGYSKTRARIGVGNSITSDVFVVGGHRWQVKYYPDGSVSGANGWISMALLLVGTYAAKVEVRATFRLLHDDSKPSGSGSDRDIIYTTLPKNCSLWATNFTTETELVKSGYLKDDSFKFMCDIALSKFVAVPPSDMRHQYGELLSSGKGADVMFEVGGETFSAHRCVLAARSSVFMAELFGPMKEHTAARVRIDDMDARVFRAMLDFIYTDELPEIDDGYAMEMTQHLLVAADRYDLERLKLICENNLCNYINTKTAASMLTLCEQHACYGLRKACFKFLESVANLQATVVTDEFKHLKSVCPDILDQLVDNLHG from the coding sequence ATGTCCAGCTCTTCTAGATctgtccatggcggcggcggcagccgcgaCGCGCCGGCGCAGCAGACGACGTTGTCAATCATCTCCAAGCCATCGGCGTCGGGTTCGTTCGCGTTCAAGATCGAGGGCTACTCCAAAACCAGGGCGCGGATCGGCGTGGGCAACAGCATCACGTCCGACGTGTTCGTCGTCGGAGGCCACCGCTGGCAAGTCAAGTACTACCCAGACGGCTCGGTCTCGGGGGCCAATGGATGGATATCCATGGCTCTGCTGCTTGTCGGCACCTATGCTGCCAAGGTCGAGGTGAGGGCCACGTTCAGGTTGCTCCACGACGACTCCAAGCCGTCTGGCTCTGGCTCTGACCGTGACATAATATACACGACCTTGCCGAAGAACTGTTCCTTGTGGGCGACGAATTTCACGACAGAAACGGAACTGGTCAAGTCTGGCTATCTGAAAGATGACAGCTTCAAGTTCATGTGCGATATCGCCCTCAGCAAGTTTGTTGCGGTGCCACCTTCTGACATGCGTCACCAGTATGGCGAACTCCTATCATCAGGCAAGGGTGCGGATGTAATGTTTGAGGTCGGCGGTGAGACCTTCTCCGCACACAGATGCGTCCTCGCTGCCCGGTCGTCCGTGTTCATGGCGGAGCTCTTTGGTCCCATGAAAGAGCACACCGCAGCACGTGTGCGTATCGACGACATGGATGCCAGGGTTTTTAGAGCTATGCTGGACTTCATCTACACCGACGAACTGCCCGAGATAGACGACGGGTACGCCATGGAGATGACTCAACACTTGCTTGTAGCTGCGGACAGGTATGACCTCGAGAGGTTAAAGTTGATTTGTGAGAACAACTTGTGCAACTATATCAATACCAAGACGGCGGCCTCTATGTTGACACTATGTGAGCAGCATGCTTGTTATGGGCTTAGAAAGGCATGCTTCAAGTTTCTCGAATCTGTGGCCAATTTACAAGCAACCGTGGTGACCGATGAATTCAAGCATCTCAAGAGCGTCTGTCCCGACATCCTAGACCAGCTGGTTGACAATCTtcatggatga